Proteins from one Oscillatoria sp. FACHB-1407 genomic window:
- a CDS encoding STAS domain-containing protein, giving the protein MNGTPEVITVYAPRRIDCCTAPFLAKDLDEKLQAGVSLILDLGQTRFIDPPSADVLIQGILKAKQRRARLSLQRVAPQVKVVLEMAGVLQFFRRK; this is encoded by the coding sequence ATGAACGGCACTCCCGAAGTAATCACGGTTTATGCACCCAGACGTATTGACTGCTGTACTGCTCCTTTCCTGGCTAAGGATTTAGATGAAAAATTACAAGCAGGGGTGTCTCTCATCCTTGATTTGGGTCAAACTCGGTTTATTGATCCTCCCAGCGCAGATGTCTTGATTCAGGGAATTTTGAAGGCAAAACAACGCCGCGCCCGTTTATCGCTACAAAGAGTAGCCCCCCAAGTTAAGGTCGTTCTAGAGATGGCAGGGGTGCTGCAATTTTTCCGCCGCAAATAA
- a CDS encoding homogentisate phytyltransferase: MSQISPQKPPITSQPRAKTNVLQQHAPWLYAFWKFSRPHTVVGTTLSVLGLYCIALSRVGVLSSAEGFNALLTAGQAAIMDAVLPTLLACLCGNVYIVGLNQLEDVAIDRVNKPHLPLASGEFSRREAQVIVVLTGIVAIALAVLQGHFLLATIGISLAIGTAYSLPPIRLKRFPVWASFCIFTVRGVVVNVGLFLHFNDRLQQNTAIPITVWVLTAFILVFTLAIALFKDIPDMEGDRRYNITTFTIRLGQRAVFNLCRWILTSCYVGIMMAARWMPQVNTALLIGVHSVILALFWWYSLRVDLQDKAQIARFYQFIWKLFFLEYLLFPIACLLG, encoded by the coding sequence ATGAGCCAGATTTCACCGCAAAAGCCCCCGATTACGTCTCAACCCAGGGCTAAAACCAACGTTTTACAGCAGCACGCTCCCTGGCTCTACGCATTTTGGAAATTTTCTCGCCCCCATACCGTTGTTGGTACAACACTCAGTGTTTTGGGGTTGTATTGCATTGCTCTATCCCGTGTTGGAGTGTTGTCTTCTGCTGAAGGCTTCAATGCCTTGCTAACAGCGGGACAAGCAGCAATCATGGATGCAGTATTGCCAACGTTGCTGGCGTGTCTCTGCGGCAATGTTTACATTGTGGGGCTTAACCAGTTAGAGGATGTAGCGATCGATCGGGTCAACAAACCTCACTTGCCACTTGCGTCAGGGGAATTTTCTCGGCGGGAGGCGCAAGTTATTGTCGTATTAACAGGTATTGTGGCGATCGCCCTTGCTGTTCTCCAGGGTCATTTTTTACTGGCTACGATTGGCATTAGTTTGGCGATCGGCACTGCCTACTCACTCCCGCCTATTCGTTTAAAGCGATTCCCCGTATGGGCATCGTTTTGCATCTTCACTGTTCGTGGGGTTGTGGTGAATGTAGGCTTGTTTCTGCACTTTAACGATCGGTTGCAGCAAAACACAGCCATACCCATCACGGTATGGGTGCTGACAGCCTTTATTCTGGTGTTTACATTGGCGATCGCCCTGTTCAAGGACATTCCAGATATGGAAGGCGATCGACGCTACAACATTACGACGTTTACGATTCGTCTGGGACAGCGAGCCGTATTTAACCTCTGCCGCTGGATTTTGACCAGTTGTTATGTGGGCATCATGATGGCTGCCCGATGGATGCCCCAGGTCAATACAGCGTTGTTGATTGGGGTTCACAGCGTGATTTTAGCTTTGTTCTGGTGGTACAGCTTGCGCGTCGATCTACAAGATAAAGCCCAGATTGCTCGGTTCTACCAATTTATTTGGAAACTGTTTTTTCTGGAATATCTGCTGTTTCCGATTGCCTGTTTACTGGGGTAG
- a CDS encoding glutamine synthetase family protein, with protein MGSNLSQILQSQGTRFVRILWCDNANVIRGKAFHVGFLSEHQTHGIGISIAQQAIPVMYDAVAAESGLGPVGEVWLTPDWSTLNPLPYAVGHARVMGDMVHQGKPWALCPRSFLKRMIAQADEMGLQIKAAFEHEFYLLRSPTSPDELTPADQTVFAATLGMDLNQPVIDDIAEALLSQGIPVERYYPESGPGQHEISIRYTDALRAADWQIAFRETVRGVALRHGLRASFLPKIFANHAGSGCHLHLSVWQDGQNISSDPHSASGLSKTAIAFIAGILEHLPALMAVTTPSVNSYRRLQPHFWSGAFRCWGLDNREAAVRVPSNPVGAPTHIELKTVDASANPYLALGAAIAAGLDGIQRGLEPGEPVSVDPGYMPEQERVNQGVDRLPTNLGEAIAHLSQNNTLLNALSADLARAFLAVRRAEWQALKEMSLEDEVKLLLERY; from the coding sequence ATGGGGAGCAACCTCTCTCAAATTTTGCAATCGCAAGGGACACGCTTTGTCCGCATTCTCTGGTGTGATAATGCGAATGTGATTCGGGGCAAAGCCTTTCACGTTGGGTTTTTGTCAGAGCATCAGACCCACGGCATCGGTATCTCGATCGCTCAACAAGCCATTCCCGTCATGTATGACGCGGTTGCAGCGGAGAGTGGGTTGGGTCCGGTGGGTGAAGTGTGGTTAACCCCTGACTGGTCTACCCTCAACCCGTTGCCCTACGCAGTAGGTCATGCGCGGGTGATGGGAGACATGGTGCATCAGGGAAAACCGTGGGCATTATGTCCGCGATCGTTTCTCAAGCGGATGATTGCCCAGGCAGATGAAATGGGCTTGCAGATCAAAGCCGCCTTTGAGCATGAATTTTACTTGTTGCGATCGCCTACTTCACCCGATGAACTGACTCCAGCCGATCAAACTGTGTTTGCAGCGACACTGGGCATGGACTTAAACCAGCCCGTCATTGATGACATTGCTGAAGCCCTGTTGTCTCAAGGTATTCCCGTCGAACGCTACTACCCAGAGTCGGGTCCGGGACAACACGAAATCTCCATCCGCTACACTGATGCACTGCGAGCGGCAGACTGGCAAATCGCCTTTCGAGAAACCGTCCGGGGGGTGGCATTGCGGCATGGGTTACGTGCCTCGTTTTTACCCAAGATTTTTGCTAACCATGCTGGCAGCGGCTGTCATCTGCATCTCAGTGTGTGGCAGGATGGGCAGAACATTTCTTCCGATCCCCATAGTGCCAGTGGCCTGTCTAAAACGGCGATCGCTTTCATCGCAGGCATTCTAGAGCACTTACCCGCTTTGATGGCGGTGACGACTCCCAGCGTCAACTCCTATCGTCGCCTGCAACCTCATTTTTGGAGTGGAGCGTTCCGCTGTTGGGGTCTAGACAATCGGGAAGCTGCGGTGCGCGTTCCCAGCAATCCCGTTGGTGCTCCCACACACATCGAACTCAAGACGGTGGATGCATCTGCTAATCCCTACCTGGCATTGGGGGCGGCGATCGCCGCTGGTTTAGACGGCATTCAACGAGGGCTTGAGCCGGGAGAACCTGTCAGCGTTGACCCAGGGTATATGCCTGAGCAGGAACGGGTGAACCAGGGAGTTGATCGGCTGCCCACCAACTTGGGAGAGGCGATCGCCCACTTGAGCCAAAACAACACGCTGTTGAATGCACTCAGTGCAGATTTAGCCAGAGCCTTTCTTGCGGTGCGTCGAGCCGAGTGGCAAGCCCTCAAGGAGATGAGCTTGGAGGACGAGGTCAAGTTGTTGTTGGAGCGGTATTGA
- a CDS encoding amidohydrolase family protein, with amino-acid sequence MDLSHISAIDQHAHNLLRPEVMANTPYTAAFTEGYAPAIVNGHANHTLCYRRSLREIAELLNCDSTQETILRRRTELGLEELTRLCFGAANLKAIVLDDGFLPDTILPVEWHQPFVTTHRLLRLEWLAEQMIPQVNRFEIFLEWFRSELDPPPKGVIGFKSVAAYRTGLDIQSIPYDMAADSFYAIQQGFPGQRIRLADKPLIDFLLHEALAIAARYQLPVQFHTGFGDPDLDLRLANPLHLRPLLENPRYQTVPIVLLHAAYPFTREAGYLTAVYPQVYLDCGLAVPFLSVAGMRQAIAMMLELSPTSKLMYSSDAHLIPELYYLGAKWGREALAQVLEQAIQDGDLTALEAEEVAVAILAGNASVLYRIGDRATTVPER; translated from the coding sequence ATGGATTTATCTCATATCAGCGCGATCGACCAGCACGCCCACAACCTGTTGCGACCAGAGGTCATGGCGAACACGCCATACACTGCCGCTTTTACAGAAGGATACGCCCCGGCAATTGTGAACGGTCATGCCAACCATACATTGTGCTATCGCCGTAGCCTGCGGGAGATTGCGGAATTGCTCAATTGTGACTCTACGCAGGAGACAATCCTGAGACGACGGACTGAGTTGGGTTTAGAGGAACTGACTCGCCTCTGCTTTGGGGCGGCGAATTTGAAGGCGATCGTGTTGGATGATGGGTTTCTGCCAGACACGATCTTGCCAGTGGAATGGCACCAGCCCTTTGTCACGACTCATCGCCTGCTACGGTTGGAATGGTTAGCGGAGCAGATGATTCCCCAGGTAAATCGGTTTGAAATTTTTTTGGAATGGTTTCGCAGTGAGTTAGACCCACCCCCCAAAGGGGTGATCGGCTTCAAAAGCGTAGCTGCCTATCGCACTGGATTAGACATTCAATCGATTCCCTACGACATGGCAGCAGACTCGTTTTATGCCATTCAGCAAGGCTTTCCTGGACAACGCATTCGATTAGCAGATAAACCTCTAATTGACTTTCTGTTGCATGAGGCACTGGCGATCGCCGCTCGTTATCAGCTACCCGTGCAATTTCACACAGGCTTTGGTGATCCTGACCTGGATCTGCGTCTGGCGAATCCGCTTCATCTGCGACCACTACTCGAAAATCCCCGCTATCAGACCGTTCCCATTGTGTTGTTGCACGCTGCCTATCCCTTTACCCGTGAAGCCGGATATTTGACAGCTGTTTATCCTCAGGTTTATCTGGATTGTGGTCTGGCGGTGCCATTTTTGAGTGTGGCAGGGATGCGACAGGCGATCGCCATGATGCTTGAACTCAGCCCTACCAGCAAATTGATGTATTCTTCTGATGCCCATCTCATCCCAGAGTTGTACTATTTGGGAGCCAAATGGGGGCGAGAGGCACTGGCACAGGTGTTAGAGCAAGCTATTCAAGATGGCGATCTAACCGCGTTAGAAGCGGAAGAAGTCGCTGTTGCGATTTTGGCTGGCAATGCTAGTGTTCTCTACCGAATCGGTGATAGAGCGACTACTGTTCCAGAAAGATGA
- a CDS encoding cytochrome c biogenesis protein CcdA — protein sequence MLETFRTWLYGLEQFANGQVADQLTHLTPLSVGIIFAAGLLTSLTPCMLSMLPITIGYIGGYEATSRVRAAAQSTWFSLGLATTLAILGIVAAIAGKLYGQVGIGLPIVVSVVSILMGLNLLEALPLQLPSFTGLDFIPKTAPEGVRAYLLGLTFGLVASPCSTPVLATLLAWVSTTHNPVLGGVMLLSYTAGYVAPLILAGTFTASIRKILELRRWSGWITPTSGALLVGFGVFSLLFRLFPSGV from the coding sequence ATGCTGGAAACTTTCCGAACCTGGCTCTATGGGCTGGAGCAGTTTGCTAATGGGCAAGTGGCGGATCAATTGACTCATTTGACTCCGCTCAGTGTGGGGATCATTTTTGCGGCGGGGTTATTGACCAGCCTCACTCCTTGCATGTTGTCGATGCTACCGATCACGATTGGCTATATCGGGGGTTATGAGGCAACTAGTCGAGTCCGGGCGGCTGCCCAGTCTACCTGGTTTTCGTTGGGGTTAGCGACAACGCTTGCGATTTTGGGAATTGTGGCGGCGATCGCAGGCAAATTATACGGTCAAGTCGGGATCGGTCTGCCGATTGTGGTCAGTGTCGTTTCGATTCTCATGGGACTCAACCTGTTAGAGGCGTTGCCGTTGCAGTTGCCCTCCTTTACAGGGTTAGATTTCATTCCCAAGACCGCTCCCGAAGGCGTTCGAGCCTACCTGTTGGGGCTAACGTTTGGGCTGGTCGCGTCTCCCTGTAGCACTCCCGTTCTAGCAACGTTGCTGGCATGGGTGTCTACCACTCATAATCCTGTGTTGGGTGGGGTGATGCTGTTGTCTTACACCGCAGGTTATGTCGCACCGTTGATCCTGGCAGGAACCTTCACCGCATCGATTAGAAAGATTTTGGAGTTGCGTCGTTGGTCAGGTTGGATTACGCCCACCAGTGGCGCATTACTGGTTGGATTTGGCGTATTTTCGCTGCTGTTTCGACTGTTTCCTTCAGGCGTTTGA
- a CDS encoding cytochrome c biogenesis protein, translated as MASETPSNWTTLSKLPQQYFQKELLPLLSDLRLAIVLLLAIAIFSISGTVIEQGETLEFYQANYPEHPALFGFLTWKVILQVGLDHVYRTWWFLALLILFGSSLTACSFTRQLPTLKSAQRWSYYTQPRQFEKLALSAEMDAISASAVLPLLQSKRYRTYQDGDTIYARKGIAGRIGPIIVHVSMLIILAGSIFGAMTGFFAQEMVPSYETFKVEHVFDAGPWAASQIPKDWSAKVNRFWIDYTPNGTIDQFYSDLSILDAQGNEVKRKTIHVNEPLRYHGVTMYQADWAIAAVRVRFNNSPVLQLPMAKLAVPNGRVWGTWIPTKPDLSEGVSLVAKDLQGTVLIYDNDGNLLSTTRQGMEIEVNGVRLSVVELIGSTGLQIKADPGIPIVYLGFGLLMVGVAMSYFSHSQVWALQSGDRLYIGGRTNRAQVAFEREMLDILNQLEKPLNSPQPSQPS; from the coding sequence ATGGCTTCAGAGACTCCTTCTAATTGGACAACCTTAAGTAAACTGCCTCAGCAGTATTTTCAAAAGGAATTGTTGCCCCTGCTGTCTGATTTGCGCTTGGCGATCGTGTTGTTGTTGGCGATCGCTATCTTTAGCATCTCTGGCACCGTGATCGAGCAGGGTGAAACGCTGGAGTTTTATCAAGCCAACTATCCGGAGCATCCGGCTCTGTTTGGCTTTCTCACCTGGAAGGTGATTTTGCAAGTCGGACTCGATCACGTCTACCGCACCTGGTGGTTTCTGGCATTGCTGATTTTGTTCGGCTCTAGCCTGACGGCTTGTAGTTTTACCCGTCAACTGCCGACCCTCAAATCGGCGCAACGATGGAGCTACTACACCCAACCCCGACAATTTGAAAAGCTGGCGTTGAGTGCGGAAATGGATGCCATCTCAGCATCGGCGGTGTTGCCTCTGTTGCAAAGCAAACGCTATCGCACCTATCAGGATGGTGACACGATCTACGCTCGCAAGGGCATTGCTGGGCGAATTGGTCCCATCATCGTTCATGTCAGCATGTTGATTATTCTGGCAGGGTCGATTTTTGGGGCAATGACGGGTTTCTTTGCTCAGGAGATGGTTCCCAGCTACGAAACCTTTAAGGTAGAACACGTCTTTGATGCAGGTCCCTGGGCAGCTTCGCAGATTCCCAAAGATTGGTCAGCTAAGGTAAATCGCTTCTGGATTGACTACACCCCCAACGGCACGATCGACCAGTTTTATTCCGACCTGTCGATCCTCGACGCTCAGGGCAACGAGGTAAAGCGCAAAACGATTCATGTGAATGAGCCGTTGCGTTATCACGGAGTGACGATGTATCAGGCCGACTGGGCGATCGCCGCGGTGCGAGTCCGCTTCAACAATAGCCCGGTGCTGCAACTGCCAATGGCAAAACTGGCGGTTCCCAATGGGCGTGTCTGGGGCACCTGGATCCCCACCAAGCCTGACCTGAGTGAGGGCGTTTCCCTCGTCGCAAAGGACTTACAGGGTACAGTCTTGATCTACGACAACGACGGTAACTTGCTCTCCACGACGCGACAGGGGATGGAGATTGAGGTCAACGGGGTGAGGCTCTCAGTGGTCGAGTTGATTGGTAGCACCGGATTGCAAATCAAAGCCGATCCCGGCATTCCCATTGTTTATCTGGGCTTTGGGCTGCTGATGGTGGGTGTGGCGATGAGCTACTTTTCCCATTCCCAGGTTTGGGCACTGCAATCGGGCGATCGCCTCTATATTGGGGGCAGAACGAACCGGGCACAGGTTGCGTTTGAGCGCGAAATGCTAGACATTCTAAATCAGTTAGAGAAGCCTTTGAATTCCCCCCAACCCTCTCAACCATCATGA
- a CDS encoding DUF3318 domain-containing protein, whose translation MTNPDSEIRRLIELMPASGRMYCKLVSKPEQASVITTEFPVPWKQARPIVINFDLWREMPRPQRDMVLLRTVSWLMSVKWLKPTPATGLVAAGVVGTIVELAQIDMVGAIAAGALTTLAGLQIWRSNRSTQRELEADEAAIQTAVRRGYTETEAARNLVSAIESLARIEERPNTFTELLRSQNLKAIAGLSPVGVPQSMRSE comes from the coding sequence ATGACAAACCCTGATTCTGAGATTCGCCGTTTAATCGAGTTGATGCCTGCATCAGGGCGAATGTATTGCAAGCTGGTCAGTAAGCCAGAGCAAGCCAGCGTCATCACAACCGAGTTTCCGGTGCCCTGGAAACAGGCTCGCCCCATCGTGATTAACTTTGACCTGTGGCGCGAGATGCCCCGTCCGCAGCGGGATATGGTGTTGCTGCGAACGGTTAGTTGGTTGATGTCGGTGAAGTGGCTGAAACCAACTCCCGCCACGGGTTTGGTCGCCGCTGGAGTGGTGGGCACAATTGTGGAACTGGCGCAAATTGATATGGTGGGGGCGATCGCCGCTGGAGCCTTGACCACCCTGGCAGGGTTGCAGATTTGGCGCAGCAATCGCAGCACTCAACGGGAACTGGAAGCGGATGAAGCCGCGATTCAAACCGCCGTACGACGGGGCTACACCGAGACAGAAGCGGCTCGTAACTTGGTCAGCGCGATCGAATCGCTGGCTCGGATTGAAGAACGTCCGAATACCTTCACTGAATTGCTACGTAGCCAAAATTTGAAGGCGATCGCGGGTCTGTCTCCTGTAGGTGTGCCGCAGTCCATGCGAAGCGAGTAA